A DNA window from Bradyrhizobium barranii subsp. barranii contains the following coding sequences:
- a CDS encoding amidohydrolase family protein yields MSDIVDGHHHIWRQADLPWLTGPMQPRIFGPYEPIRRDYPIREYLDDLKGTGVTRSVYVQTNWANDRFEDEAAWVQQTADEHGWPHAIVAYADFAVDDVRPQLDRLKRYPLVRGVRMQLHWHDNPLYRFAAKPDLCVDPMVRRNIARLADYGWSFDLQVFTPQMPDAALLAESCPRVTFILQHAGMLEDLSPAGRAAWRAGMARLATCPNVVSKLSGLGTFIHRNDPAHIAAVLTDTVAIFRAERCLFGSNFPIEKLWTSYPELVDAFRAAAARLTTEQQDAIFRTTATRVYRL; encoded by the coding sequence GTGAGCGACATTGTCGACGGCCATCATCACATCTGGCGGCAGGCCGACCTGCCCTGGCTGACCGGCCCGATGCAGCCGCGCATCTTTGGACCCTACGAGCCGATCCGTCGCGATTATCCGATCCGGGAATATCTCGACGACCTCAAGGGCACCGGCGTCACCCGTTCGGTCTATGTCCAGACCAACTGGGCCAACGACCGTTTCGAGGACGAGGCAGCCTGGGTCCAGCAGACTGCCGACGAGCACGGCTGGCCGCATGCCATCGTCGCCTACGCCGATTTCGCCGTCGACGACGTGCGCCCGCAACTCGATCGCCTGAAGCGCTACCCGCTCGTGCGCGGCGTGCGCATGCAGCTGCACTGGCACGACAATCCGCTCTATCGCTTCGCGGCCAAGCCCGATCTCTGCGTCGATCCCATGGTCCGCCGCAACATCGCACGCCTGGCCGATTACGGTTGGAGCTTTGACCTCCAGGTCTTCACGCCGCAGATGCCGGATGCAGCGCTGCTCGCCGAGTCCTGCCCCAGGGTGACCTTCATCCTCCAGCATGCCGGCATGCTGGAGGACCTCTCGCCGGCGGGCCGGGCCGCCTGGCGCGCCGGGATGGCCCGGCTCGCAACCTGTCCGAACGTGGTCTCAAAACTCTCCGGGCTCGGCACCTTCATCCATCGCAACGATCCCGCGCACATCGCGGCCGTCCTCACCGATACCGTCGCGATTTTCCGCGCGGAGCGCTGCCTGTTCGGCTCCAATTTTCCGATCGAGAAATTGTGGACCAGCTATCCGGAGCTCGTCGACGCCTTTCGTGCCGCAGCCGCGAGGCTGACGACCGAGCAGCAGGACGCAATCTTCAGGACGACGGCGACGCGCGTCTACCGGCTTTGA
- a CDS encoding N-acyl homoserine lactonase family protein, which translates to MALEIKILDYGDIELESSFLVLGRDCGRTRRVLTLGFLILGGKYPVVVDTGYRSNQIMETLGMRGLQYHEHMIENQLARHGVRMGDVRFVCHTHLHIDHAGKDDLFPMNTTVVLNRKELEYSVSGLMHPQYPAPDIKHLIDRLHTKSALRFLDLEITGPIELMPGVYCDAANAHTEGSMNVIVETADGIATICGDVIYDFNDQIVTPFNEIHDWEPRTTGNHGTSKRAEKASIKKLLSNSRYLLPVHDRPAKIEGGMVVGRLHDQVPGPIVQSLPARNWFPA; encoded by the coding sequence ATGGCGCTGGAGATCAAGATCCTGGACTATGGCGATATCGAGCTGGAATCGAGCTTTCTGGTCCTCGGCCGCGACTGCGGCCGCACACGCCGCGTCCTCACGCTCGGCTTTTTGATCCTCGGCGGCAAATATCCGGTCGTGGTCGATACCGGCTACCGCTCCAACCAGATCATGGAAACGCTGGGGATGCGCGGCCTGCAATACCACGAGCACATGATTGAGAACCAGCTCGCCCGCCACGGCGTGCGCATGGGCGACGTCCGCTTCGTCTGCCATACCCATCTGCACATCGACCACGCCGGCAAGGACGATCTGTTTCCGATGAACACGACCGTCGTCCTCAACCGGAAAGAACTCGAATATTCCGTCTCCGGCTTGATGCATCCGCAATATCCGGCGCCCGACATCAAGCATCTCATCGACCGACTGCACACCAAGAGTGCGCTGCGCTTCCTCGACCTCGAGATCACAGGTCCTATCGAGCTGATGCCCGGCGTCTATTGCGATGCGGCCAATGCACATACCGAGGGATCGATGAACGTCATCGTCGAGACAGCCGACGGAATCGCGACGATCTGCGGCGACGTGATCTACGACTTCAACGACCAGATCGTCACGCCCTTCAACGAGATCCACGACTGGGAGCCGCGGACGACGGGAAACCACGGCACCAGCAAGCGGGCCGAGAAGGCGTCGATCAAGAAGCTCCTGAGCAATTCGCGCTATCTGCTGCCGGTGCACGACAGGCCGGCCAAGATCGAGGGCGGCATGGTCGTCGGACGGCTGCACGACCAGGTCCCCGGCCCGATCGTGCAGTCGCTGCCTGCGCGCAACTGGTTCCCTGCCTGA
- a CDS encoding vWA domain-containing protein — translation MSTEPELPRAARIFVSFVALLRANGFAVAPEQTTSYLAAIELLGPRDLNDIWQSALATLAPPPERRKTFDRLFDLHFRGSEAIEHVDDGDDDETVRLQEEGRGEQEPLFSDDANESGLAATRAEALVERRFAQLSTTDALRRLAREASRRLPQRRGHRRMRARRGPFADLRRTLRECVRNDGEILRLGHLKRRPRRRKLLLLIDVSGSMKTRTEENMKLAHALVQAAPNVEVFTFGTRLTRVTRPLRLKRREQALSAAAHLVSDWDGGTRIGDALQAFLAVPRFGGYARGAAVVVVSDGLERGEVDALRDAVAKLSRRAWRVSWLTPLATGPDFRPQTEALVAIQPFVDDLVDGGSSASIVAHILTLGRRRAA, via the coding sequence ATGAGCACCGAGCCTGAGCTTCCACGCGCTGCCCGCATCTTCGTCTCCTTCGTCGCGCTGCTGCGCGCCAACGGCTTTGCCGTCGCGCCCGAGCAGACCACCTCCTATCTCGCCGCGATCGAGCTGCTCGGGCCGCGCGACCTCAACGACATCTGGCAATCGGCGCTGGCCACACTCGCCCCGCCACCCGAGCGCCGCAAGACCTTCGACCGGCTGTTCGACCTGCACTTCCGCGGCAGCGAAGCCATCGAACATGTCGATGACGGCGACGACGACGAGACTGTCCGGCTCCAGGAAGAGGGCCGCGGCGAACAGGAACCCCTGTTCTCCGACGACGCCAACGAATCCGGCCTCGCCGCGACGCGCGCCGAGGCGCTGGTGGAGCGCCGCTTCGCCCAGCTCTCCACCACCGACGCGCTCCGGCGCCTGGCCCGCGAGGCCTCCCGGCGCCTGCCGCAGCGTCGCGGCCACCGGCGCATGCGCGCCCGCCGCGGGCCGTTTGCCGACCTTCGCCGAACCCTGCGCGAGTGTGTCCGGAACGACGGCGAGATCCTGCGGCTCGGGCACCTGAAGCGGCGCCCGCGCCGACGAAAACTCCTGCTGCTGATTGACGTCTCCGGCTCGATGAAGACGCGCACCGAGGAGAACATGAAGCTCGCGCATGCGCTGGTACAGGCCGCGCCCAATGTCGAGGTCTTCACCTTCGGCACGCGGCTGACCCGCGTCACCCGCCCGTTGCGCCTCAAGCGGCGCGAGCAGGCGCTGAGCGCGGCGGCGCACCTCGTCAGCGACTGGGATGGCGGCACCCGCATCGGCGACGCGCTGCAAGCCTTCCTCGCGGTGCCGCGGTTCGGTGGTTACGCGCGAGGCGCGGCCGTCGTCGTCGTGTCGGACGGGCTGGAGCGCGGCGAAGTCGATGCGTTACGCGACGCGGTCGCAAAGCTGTCGCGGCGCGCCTGGCGCGTGAGCTGGCTGACGCCGCTCGCGACGGGCCCGGACTTCCGCCCACAGACCGAGGCGCTGGTGGCCATCCAGCCCTTCGTCGATGATCTCGTGGATGGCGGTTCAAGCGCGTCGATTGTCGCGCACATTCTGACGTTGGGACGGAGGAGAGCGGCGTGA
- a CDS encoding AAA family ATPase, protein MAVRSNIVGIDSPEALEKALRAAYYLADEGLATAAYLGLALGKPLLLEGAPGVGKTEAAKAIAAVLGRRLIRLQCYEGIDASAALYEWNYPRQMLAIRQAGDESIDIYGETFLIERPMLATLRAPDSTVLLIDEIDRADQEFEAFLLEFLSDFQISIPERGTVRAAERPVVVLTSNRTRDLHEALRRRCVYHWIDYPTEEREARIVMLRASSVAEATARAVVAAVGKLRREPLSKAPGIAEAVDWAEAATLLHKGGARWPDAFKCSIGVALKDEEDLHFISPRLDVMLAEATA, encoded by the coding sequence ATGGCAGTCCGCAGCAACATCGTTGGCATCGACAGCCCCGAAGCGCTGGAGAAGGCGCTTCGGGCAGCCTATTACCTCGCCGATGAAGGGCTCGCGACCGCGGCCTATCTCGGCCTTGCCCTCGGCAAGCCGCTCCTGCTCGAAGGCGCCCCCGGCGTCGGCAAGACCGAGGCCGCGAAAGCCATCGCCGCCGTCCTCGGCCGCCGCCTCATCCGCCTGCAATGCTACGAGGGCATCGACGCCTCGGCCGCGCTCTACGAGTGGAACTATCCACGCCAGATGCTCGCGATCCGCCAGGCTGGCGACGAGAGCATCGACATCTATGGCGAGACGTTTCTGATTGAGCGGCCGATGCTGGCGACGCTTCGCGCACCCGACTCCACCGTGCTGCTGATCGACGAGATCGACCGCGCCGACCAGGAGTTTGAGGCGTTCCTGCTCGAATTTCTCTCGGACTTCCAGATCTCGATCCCGGAACGCGGCACGGTGCGCGCGGCCGAACGTCCTGTCGTCGTGCTGACATCTAACCGGACGCGCGACCTACACGAAGCCCTGCGCCGCCGCTGTGTCTATCACTGGATCGACTATCCCACTGAAGAGCGGGAGGCGCGTATCGTGATGCTGCGGGCCTCCAGCGTCGCCGAGGCGACAGCGCGGGCCGTCGTCGCGGCCGTCGGCAAATTGCGCCGCGAGCCGCTCAGCAAGGCACCAGGCATCGCGGAAGCCGTCGACTGGGCTGAAGCGGCGACGCTCCTTCACAAGGGCGGTGCGCGCTGGCCCGACGCCTTCAAATGCTCGATCGGCGTGGCGCTGAAAGACGAGGAAGACCTGCACTTCATCTCGCCCCGGCTCGACGTCATGCTCGCGGAGGCAACCGCATGA
- a CDS encoding xanthine dehydrogenase family protein molybdopterin-binding subunit, whose translation MTLHRGRGMASINYPIGMNLGGDPSQALVHSNPSGKFTVALSSIDLGQGMKSVTRQICAETLGVPVEDVYVDTADSDTGPHCMGSFASRGTHRVGNAVMAAAREARGVMMEAAAEELEVNAADLETDGRGNIHVKGAPHRSISTKDVAIAAQFKQAKTISGRGIFLVPLSNVDPETGEMSPATCYAHACLVAEVEVDDETGEVAMVRMDSAYELGRALNPRLVEQQLVGGAWMGISHALYETTEPHYPDPVHGPRDFVEYLMPGPGDICPHDIAVLERPAPDGPFGAKGPGEMCANPVLPAVANAIFNAVGVRIDDLPITPEKVLRAIKTQGGARPQARR comes from the coding sequence ATGACCCTGCATCGCGGACGCGGCATGGCGTCGATCAACTATCCCATCGGCATGAATCTCGGCGGCGATCCCAGCCAGGCGTTGGTTCATTCCAACCCGAGCGGCAAGTTCACGGTGGCGCTGTCGTCGATCGACCTCGGCCAGGGCATGAAGTCGGTGACGCGGCAGATCTGCGCGGAGACGCTGGGCGTTCCCGTCGAGGACGTCTATGTCGATACCGCGGATTCCGACACCGGTCCGCATTGCATGGGCTCCTTCGCCTCGCGCGGCACCCATCGCGTCGGCAATGCGGTGATGGCCGCGGCGCGCGAGGCACGCGGCGTGATGATGGAGGCGGCTGCCGAGGAGCTCGAGGTCAACGCCGCCGATCTCGAAACCGACGGACGTGGCAACATCCACGTCAAGGGTGCGCCGCATCGCTCGATCTCGACCAAGGACGTCGCCATCGCCGCCCAGTTCAAGCAGGCCAAGACCATCTCCGGCCGTGGCATATTCCTCGTGCCTCTGTCCAACGTCGACCCCGAAACCGGCGAGATGTCGCCGGCGACCTGCTACGCCCATGCCTGTCTCGTGGCGGAGGTCGAGGTCGACGACGAGACCGGTGAAGTCGCGATGGTCCGGATGGACTCTGCCTACGAGCTCGGCCGCGCGCTCAATCCGCGCCTGGTCGAGCAGCAGCTCGTGGGCGGCGCCTGGATGGGCATCAGCCACGCGCTGTACGAGACCACGGAGCCTCACTATCCCGACCCTGTTCACGGCCCCCGCGACTTCGTCGAATATCTGATGCCCGGCCCGGGTGACATTTGCCCGCACGATATCGCCGTGCTGGAGCGCCCCGCGCCAGATGGACCGTTCGGCGCCAAAGGACCGGGCGAAATGTGCGCCAATCCCGTGCTGCCGGCTGTCGCGAATGCGATTTTCAACGCCGTCGGCGTGCGCATCGACGATCTGCCGATTACGCCGGAAAAGGTGCTGCGCGCGATCAAGACCCAGGGCGGCGCGCGGCCACAGGCGCGACGCTGA
- a CDS encoding isochorismatase family protein produces MTHVTLRSEFESLIDPYAPVAQVGTGFDFTEGPIWHPVDHYLLFSDMPGDVRRRWDSRRGVAEVKRPSNKCNGMTYDAELNLIVCEHATSSLIRERPDGRHEVLASHFQGQELNSPNDVCVHSSGAIYFSDPWYGRMPVYGVERPRQLGFQGVYRVMPGGEPTLVVDRNLFDQPNGLCFSPDEKLLYVNDTVQALIRVFDVNGDGSLSNARVFASGIRSELEPGLPDGMKCDQHGNVWVTAPGGVWVYSPRGELLGKVRVPELVANLAWGGPDFRTLYLTSTHSVYSIPTKAGPRHEPYMSGKRGSGGASAGPASAAPILADGEMRLDPSRCAMIIQDLQNDVIMDGGAFAESGAPGHAKQQHVVENVRRLAETARARGVAIIHVWFVVEPGAPGVTLNAPLFEGLVDSKAMVRGSWGAAPVSGLEPRPGDFVVEKMRMSAWEGTRLETILKATGRDMIINTGAWTNMSVEHTARTGADKGYFMIVPEDCCSTMNADWHSASINFAMQNVAIVTRADAVIRALG; encoded by the coding sequence ATGACGCACGTCACCTTGCGCTCCGAATTCGAGAGCCTGATCGACCCCTATGCGCCGGTCGCGCAGGTCGGAACGGGCTTTGACTTCACGGAGGGGCCGATCTGGCATCCGGTCGATCACTATCTCCTGTTCTCGGACATGCCGGGCGACGTGCGGCGACGCTGGGATTCGCGGCGCGGCGTCGCGGAGGTCAAGCGCCCGTCGAACAAATGCAACGGCATGACCTACGATGCCGAGCTCAATCTGATCGTCTGCGAGCACGCGACCTCGTCGCTGATCCGTGAGCGACCGGACGGGCGGCACGAGGTGCTGGCCTCGCACTTCCAGGGACAGGAGCTCAACAGCCCCAACGACGTCTGCGTGCACTCCTCCGGTGCCATCTATTTCTCCGATCCCTGGTATGGCCGCATGCCGGTCTATGGCGTCGAGCGGCCGCGCCAACTCGGCTTCCAGGGCGTCTATCGCGTCATGCCCGGCGGCGAGCCGACGCTCGTGGTGGACCGCAATTTGTTCGACCAGCCGAACGGGCTGTGCTTCTCGCCCGACGAGAAACTGCTCTATGTCAACGACACCGTGCAGGCGCTGATCCGCGTATTCGACGTCAACGGCGACGGCTCGCTGTCGAACGCGCGCGTGTTTGCGAGCGGCATCCGCTCCGAGCTGGAGCCGGGCCTGCCCGACGGCATGAAGTGCGACCAGCATGGCAATGTCTGGGTCACCGCGCCCGGCGGCGTCTGGGTCTATTCACCGCGCGGCGAGCTGCTCGGGAAAGTCCGCGTGCCTGAGCTCGTCGCCAACCTTGCCTGGGGTGGCCCGGATTTCCGCACGCTCTATTTGACGTCGACGCATTCGGTCTATTCGATCCCGACCAAGGCCGGGCCGCGCCACGAGCCCTATATGAGCGGCAAACGCGGCAGCGGCGGCGCAAGTGCCGGCCCCGCCTCTGCGGCGCCCATCCTCGCCGACGGCGAGATGCGGCTCGATCCGAGCCGCTGCGCCATGATCATCCAGGATCTTCAGAACGACGTCATCATGGATGGCGGCGCGTTCGCCGAGTCAGGCGCACCGGGTCATGCGAAGCAACAGCATGTGGTCGAGAACGTCCGGCGCTTGGCGGAGACAGCTCGCGCGCGCGGCGTCGCCATCATCCACGTCTGGTTTGTGGTCGAGCCCGGCGCCCCCGGCGTGACGCTGAACGCACCGCTGTTCGAGGGTCTCGTCGACAGCAAGGCGATGGTGCGCGGCAGCTGGGGCGCCGCCCCGGTCTCCGGCCTCGAGCCGCGGCCCGGCGATTTCGTCGTCGAGAAGATGCGGATGAGCGCCTGGGAGGGCACCCGGCTGGAGACGATCCTCAAGGCCACGGGGCGCGACATGATCATCAATACCGGCGCATGGACCAACATGTCGGTCGAGCACACCGCGCGCACCGGCGCCGACAAGGGCTATTTCATGATTGTGCCGGAAGACTGCTGCTCGACCATGAATGCCGACTGGCACTCCGCCTCGATCAATTTTGCCATGCAGAACGTCGCAATCGTCACCCGGGCGGACGCCGTCATCAGAGCGCTGGGATGA